From a region of the Kaistia sp. 32K genome:
- a CDS encoding exopolysaccharide transport family protein, with protein sequence MRALLGALLRALPLLLIFSLLFAAALYIGLNFVTPRYTASARILIESGESDITRAGSGTEEVRALLDSEGIASQVELINSRDLATTVVNALGLSSLKEFNKPRFLPSFDQMLAGIGLGRPTPQPSAEDRVLQRFAERLDVFSVDKTRVINVGFSSVDPQLAAQVANAAAEEYLALEREARRSTNADATRWLESQIADLRTKVTDAEAKVEAFRTERGLFSGGQNNTSLAQQKLNDLNAELARLVAARSAAEAKAETVRKSLASGATPDVPDVRDSQLIQRLREQQVALRAQIAQLSATLLSGHPRIKELNAQLGDLDGQVRREVTRILQSLEGEAATARAREADIGRDIANAKTATGQTNDAEVQLRALEREATAQRDLLETYLRRYREASSRQDGNYLPADARIISRAAVPLEPTFPKKLPLTIAATVALLLLVIAFILVRELTSGRALRRITVVEPPTARLAPALESPPIVEAPPIAAQLLTSEPALARGLSAEAQDALNAIADRIVDAKARRVLVSTTDADPAIGRPLAAVSLARTLARRGHRVLLIDLYPDEADSQAMAVEARRPGLAELYAGDASFDAVIFRDRRSRAHVIPRGLAAFGADEAVAERFAEILDALDQTYDQILLDAGPDLAERLAPKTGATILVGEGDDKDPATAEAYEAMKQAASGEVMLLIAAAPAKREVEPA encoded by the coding sequence ATGCGCGCGCTGCTTGGCGCGTTGCTGCGGGCGTTGCCGCTGCTTCTCATCTTCAGCCTGCTGTTCGCAGCCGCCCTCTATATCGGCCTGAACTTCGTCACGCCCCGCTATACCGCCTCCGCCAGGATCCTGATCGAGAGCGGCGAATCGGACATCACGCGCGCCGGCTCCGGCACCGAGGAGGTGAGGGCGCTGCTCGATTCGGAAGGCATCGCCAGCCAGGTCGAGCTGATCAATTCGCGCGATCTCGCCACAACGGTTGTCAATGCGCTCGGCCTGTCGTCGCTCAAGGAATTCAACAAGCCGCGCTTCCTGCCGTCGTTCGACCAGATGCTGGCCGGCATCGGCCTCGGCCGCCCGACGCCGCAACCCTCCGCCGAAGACCGCGTGCTGCAGCGTTTTGCCGAGCGGCTCGACGTCTTCTCGGTCGACAAGACGCGCGTCATCAATGTCGGCTTCTCGTCGGTTGACCCGCAGCTGGCGGCCCAGGTCGCCAACGCCGCGGCGGAGGAATATCTGGCGCTCGAGCGCGAGGCGCGCCGCTCCACCAATGCCGACGCCACCCGCTGGCTCGAATCGCAGATCGCCGATCTCCGCACCAAGGTCACGGACGCCGAAGCGAAGGTCGAAGCGTTCCGCACCGAGCGCGGCCTCTTCTCCGGCGGGCAGAACAACACGTCGCTCGCGCAGCAGAAGCTCAACGACCTGAACGCCGAGTTGGCCCGGCTCGTCGCCGCCCGCTCCGCCGCCGAGGCCAAGGCCGAGACGGTGCGCAAGAGCCTCGCCAGCGGCGCGACGCCGGACGTGCCGGATGTGCGCGATTCGCAGCTGATCCAGCGCCTGCGCGAACAGCAGGTGGCGCTCCGTGCCCAGATCGCCCAGCTCTCGGCAACGCTGCTGTCCGGCCATCCGCGTATCAAGGAACTGAACGCCCAGCTCGGCGATCTCGACGGCCAGGTTCGCCGCGAGGTGACGCGCATCCTGCAGAGCCTCGAAGGCGAGGCCGCGACGGCCCGGGCCCGTGAGGCCGATATCGGCCGCGACATCGCGAACGCCAAGACCGCCACCGGCCAGACCAACGATGCCGAGGTGCAGCTGCGCGCGCTGGAGCGCGAGGCGACCGCGCAGCGCGACCTGCTCGAAACCTATCTCCGGCGCTATCGCGAAGCCTCCTCGCGCCAGGACGGCAATTATCTGCCGGCCGACGCCCGCATCATCTCGCGGGCCGCGGTGCCGCTGGAGCCGACCTTCCCGAAGAAGCTGCCGCTGACGATCGCCGCGACGGTCGCCCTGCTACTGCTGGTCATCGCCTTCATCCTGGTCCGCGAGCTGACCTCCGGGCGGGCGTTGCGCCGGATCACGGTGGTCGAGCCGCCGACGGCGCGCCTTGCTCCGGCGCTCGAATCGCCGCCCATCGTGGAAGCGCCGCCAATCGCGGCGCAGCTGCTGACGTCCGAGCCGGCGCTGGCGCGCGGGCTCTCCGCCGAGGCGCAGGACGCGCTGAACGCCATCGCCGACCGCATCGTCGACGCCAAGGCGCGTCGCGTCCTGGTCTCCACAACTGATGCCGACCCGGCGATCGGCCGGCCGCTCGCGGCAGTCTCGCTCGCGCGCACGCTGGCGCGGCGCGGGCATCGCGTGCTCCTGATCGATCTTTATCCCGACGAGGCGGACAGCCAGGCGATGGCTGTCGAGGCACGCCGGCCGGGTCTTGCCGAGCTCTACGCCGGCGACGCCTCCTTCGATGCGGTGATCTTCCGCGATCGACGCTCGCGCGCCCATGTCATTCCGCGCGGGCTCGCCGCGTTCGGCGCCGATGAGGCCGTCGCCGAGCGATTCGCCGAGATCCTCGACGCGCTCGACCAGACCTACGACCAGATCCTGCTCGATGCGGGTCCGGATCTGGCCGAGCGGCTGGCGCCGAAGACCGGCGCTACGATCCTGGTCGGGGAGGGTGACGACAAGGATCCCGCCACGGCCGAGGCCTATGAGGCGATGAAGCAGGCGGCTTCTGGCGAAGTCATGCTGCTGATCGCCGCGGCGCCGGCGAAGCGCGAAGTCGAGCCGGCCTGA
- a CDS encoding SDR family oxidoreductase, translated as MSGGFAGKRVAITGAAGGIGQTLCRLFGSEGATILALDKSERLPAFVETLKAEGIKAEGASVDIGSAEQVAAAFETFGDVDILVNNAGYSHHPTLAVTDPAAWQSEMNGNLGGAHACAHAVLPGMAARRSGAIVNVGSVNALHALGDPAYSAAKAGMIAMTRAIAMEYGRYGIRANIVLPGTVRTPLWEERAKKDPKVLETLQRWYPLGRIVDPIEVARVVAFLASDAASAVTGAALPVDCGLTAGNIVMSRELTLEEF; from the coding sequence ATGAGCGGTGGATTTGCCGGCAAAAGGGTGGCGATCACGGGCGCGGCGGGCGGCATCGGCCAAACCCTCTGCCGCCTGTTCGGGAGCGAGGGAGCGACCATCCTGGCGCTCGACAAGAGCGAAAGGCTGCCGGCCTTCGTCGAGACACTGAAGGCGGAGGGGATCAAGGCCGAGGGCGCCTCGGTCGATATCGGCTCGGCCGAGCAGGTCGCGGCGGCATTCGAGACCTTCGGCGATGTCGACATCCTCGTGAACAATGCCGGCTATTCGCATCATCCGACGCTCGCCGTCACCGATCCGGCGGCCTGGCAGTCGGAGATGAACGGCAATCTCGGCGGCGCCCACGCCTGTGCGCATGCGGTGCTGCCCGGCATGGCGGCGCGCCGCTCGGGCGCGATCGTCAATGTCGGCTCGGTCAACGCGCTGCACGCGCTGGGCGACCCCGCCTACAGCGCCGCCAAGGCCGGCATGATCGCTATGACCAGGGCGATCGCCATGGAATATGGCCGCTACGGCATCCGCGCCAACATCGTGCTGCCCGGCACGGTCCGCACGCCGCTCTGGGAGGAGCGGGCCAAGAAGGATCCGAAGGTGCTGGAAACGCTGCAGCGCTGGTATCCGCTCGGCCGCATCGTCGATCCGATCGAGGTAGCGCGCGTCGTCGCCTTTCTCGCATCCGACGCCGCCAGCGCCGTCACCGGCGCGGCCTTGCCGGTCGATTGCGGCCTGACGGCCGGCAACATCGTCATGTCACGCGAGCTGACGCTCGAAGAATTCTGA
- a CDS encoding undecaprenyl-phosphate glucose phosphotransferase, with amino-acid sequence MTIEQSSSAGTPSSRISLNAHARRVAAGLSSEALSPRLLASAVQATEASVLVAIGGVFTVLQGAAGAGWSELVLVIAAPLIAILGIRYLGGYSVAALRDYLAILPRILVCWAVTIAIVAAGSFFFGVETGSKRSWLGLMFLIGAAFFILERVVVASLVARWTRAGRLERRAVIVGGGDNAAELLESLGEATSTDVRVYGIFDDRGDDRSPEEVAGVPKLGTVAELVEFARLARIDLLIVALPLSAENRVLQLLKQLWVLPVDIRISALSSKLRFTPRSYSYIGPVPLLDLFDRPIAGWASILKRAFDLVIASLALILLSPLMLLTAIAIRLDSPGPVLFRQKRYGFNNEVIDVFKFRSMYHHMSDPTAKVAVTKDDPRVTRIGRFIRRSSIDELPQLVNVLRGELSLVGPRPHAVNAHTANRLWDEVVDGYFARHKVKPGVTGWAQINGWRGEVDTPDKIRRRVEFDLDYIERWSVLFDLYILVMTPFALLSNNENAY; translated from the coding sequence ATGACGATCGAACAATCATCCAGCGCGGGCACTCCATCGAGCCGCATCTCCCTCAACGCCCATGCGCGTCGCGTGGCGGCGGGACTGTCGTCGGAAGCGCTGTCGCCGCGCCTGCTGGCGAGCGCCGTCCAGGCCACCGAAGCATCCGTTCTCGTCGCCATCGGCGGCGTCTTCACGGTTCTGCAGGGTGCCGCCGGCGCCGGCTGGAGCGAATTGGTGCTCGTCATCGCCGCGCCGCTGATCGCCATCCTCGGCATCCGCTATCTCGGCGGTTATTCGGTCGCGGCGCTTCGCGACTATCTCGCGATCCTGCCGCGCATCCTGGTCTGCTGGGCGGTGACGATCGCCATCGTGGCGGCCGGCAGCTTCTTCTTCGGGGTCGAGACCGGCAGCAAGCGCAGCTGGCTCGGGCTGATGTTCCTCATCGGCGCCGCCTTCTTCATCCTGGAACGCGTCGTCGTGGCGTCGCTGGTCGCGCGCTGGACGCGGGCCGGACGGCTGGAGCGGCGCGCGGTGATCGTCGGCGGCGGCGACAACGCGGCGGAGCTGCTCGAGAGCCTCGGCGAAGCCACCAGCACCGACGTTCGCGTCTACGGCATTTTCGACGATCGCGGCGACGACCGTTCGCCGGAGGAAGTCGCCGGCGTGCCGAAACTCGGCACGGTCGCCGAACTGGTGGAGTTCGCCAGGCTCGCCCGCATCGACCTCCTGATTGTCGCCCTGCCCCTCTCCGCCGAGAACCGCGTGCTGCAGCTCCTGAAGCAGCTCTGGGTCCTGCCGGTCGATATTCGCATCTCGGCGCTCAGCAGCAAGCTGCGTTTCACGCCCCGCTCCTATTCCTATATCGGCCCGGTGCCGCTGCTCGACCTGTTCGACCGGCCGATCGCCGGATGGGCCTCGATCCTGAAGCGGGCGTTCGATCTCGTCATCGCCAGCCTGGCCCTGATCTTGCTGTCGCCGCTCATGCTCTTGACCGCCATCGCGATCCGGCTCGACAGTCCGGGACCGGTGCTGTTCCGGCAGAAGCGCTACGGCTTCAACAACGAGGTCATCGACGTCTTCAAGTTCCGCTCGATGTACCACCACATGAGCGATCCCACCGCCAAGGTGGCGGTGACCAAGGACGACCCGCGGGTCACCCGGATCGGTCGCTTCATCCGTCGCTCGTCGATCGACGAGCTGCCGCAGCTCGTCAACGTCCTGCGCGGCGAGCTCTCGCTGGTCGGTCCCCGCCCCCACGCCGTCAACGCCCATACCGCCAACCGGCTCTGGGACGAGGTGGTCGACGGCTATTTCGCCCGCCACAAGGTGAAGCCCGGAGTGACGGGCTGGGCGCAGATCAACGGATGGCGCGGCGAGGTCGATACGCCCGACAAGATCCGCCGCCGGGTCGAGTTCGATCTCGACTACATCGAAAGGTGGTCGGTGCTGTTCGACCTCTACATCCTGGTGATGACGCCGTTCGCCCTGCTCAGCAACAACGAGAACGCCTATTGA
- a CDS encoding Gfo/Idh/MocA family protein yields the protein MDRLRIGVIGLGWFGEIHCETIIGVPNLELAALCTRQPDRLAAMGAKFGVAKTYTDYNDMLADPDIDAVSICTMWDQHVGPAVAALKAGKHVFLEKPIASTVEDAQTIVNAAKGAKGILFVGHIVRFNPRYRMAKQAIDAGKIGKIVALSSRRNIPAAWTPTILNKIGPIVGDAIHDTDVMLWLTGEKIVSAYAQTISVRNLKHPDIGQTMYRFESGATATLETVWCMPEKTPFDIDERMSIIGTEGIIHVQDTFPNLGIVSNDKLHSPDTTYWPEFNGVRGGALRDEFSYFANCALAGETPKMGVPADAAAALEATLAAEESARTGNVIRIG from the coding sequence ATGGATAGACTGCGCATCGGCGTCATCGGCCTCGGCTGGTTCGGCGAAATCCACTGCGAGACCATCATCGGCGTGCCGAACCTGGAACTCGCTGCGCTCTGCACGCGCCAGCCGGACCGGCTCGCCGCGATGGGCGCCAAGTTCGGCGTCGCCAAGACCTATACCGATTACAATGACATGCTGGCCGATCCTGACATCGACGCGGTGTCGATCTGCACGATGTGGGACCAGCATGTCGGCCCGGCCGTCGCGGCGCTGAAGGCAGGCAAGCACGTCTTCCTCGAAAAGCCGATCGCTTCGACGGTCGAGGACGCGCAGACCATCGTCAATGCCGCCAAGGGCGCCAAGGGCATCCTGTTCGTCGGCCACATCGTCCGCTTCAACCCGCGCTACCGGATGGCGAAGCAGGCGATCGACGCCGGCAAGATCGGCAAGATCGTGGCGCTGTCCTCGCGCCGCAACATCCCGGCCGCCTGGACGCCGACCATCCTGAACAAGATCGGCCCGATCGTCGGCGACGCCATCCACGATACCGACGTCATGCTGTGGCTCACCGGCGAGAAGATCGTCTCGGCCTATGCGCAGACGATCTCGGTGCGCAATCTGAAGCATCCCGACATCGGCCAGACCATGTACCGTTTCGAAAGCGGCGCCACAGCGACGCTGGAGACGGTCTGGTGCATGCCGGAGAAGACGCCGTTCGACATCGACGAGCGCATGTCGATCATCGGTACGGAAGGCATCATCCACGTGCAGGACACGTTCCCGAACCTCGGCATCGTGTCGAACGACAAGCTGCACAGCCCGGACACGACCTACTGGCCGGAGTTCAACGGCGTCCGCGGCGGGGCGCTCCGGGACGAGTTCTCCTATTTCGCCAACTGCGCGCTGGCCGGCGAGACGCCGAAGATGGGCGTGCCGGCCGATGCCGCCGCCGCCCTGGAGGCGACGCTGGCTGCCGAAGAATCCGCCCGCACGGGCAATGTCATCCGGATCGGTTAG
- a CDS encoding O-antigen ligase, which yields MPARMVGNAVIGILVFLSGFVLFEPAPSDLLLCAVVVVWSFLGLRLSRPMLPMIVLMLLYMSGGILSFWELKAFQKPAIYMATTGFLIISSIFFAAVMQVDTERRLKVIERSYIASAIVCALLGILGYFGAIPYASIFTLYDRAKGAFKDPNVFGPFMILPLIVMTRAVLTDRLSNSGWRLLGIGILLAGVFLSFSRAAWGLAVVALLLITVLAFISEPRQSHRLRMIAYIAGGLLAVALLLALLLSIPLVQDLFAQRFKLVQEYDGGRLGRFERHIIGFFLIQEHPLGLGPFEFGKMMGEDEHNMWLKGFTAYGWLGGFSYIALVVWTLVISTPLLFRARPWTPFIQCVYAVYIGHLLIHNVIDNDHWRHVFLIYGLLWGAYALEWKARRPAARAQPPPPLVFGPVTLPRTA from the coding sequence ATGCCAGCCCGCATGGTCGGGAATGCCGTCATCGGCATTCTCGTCTTCCTGAGCGGCTTCGTGCTGTTCGAGCCGGCCCCGTCCGATCTGCTGCTCTGCGCCGTCGTCGTCGTCTGGTCCTTCCTCGGGCTCCGGCTGAGTCGGCCGATGTTGCCGATGATCGTGCTGATGCTGCTCTATATGAGCGGCGGCATTCTCTCGTTCTGGGAGCTGAAGGCGTTCCAGAAGCCGGCCATCTACATGGCGACGACGGGCTTCCTGATCATCTCCTCGATCTTCTTCGCCGCCGTGATGCAGGTGGACACCGAACGCCGCCTCAAGGTGATCGAGCGAAGCTACATCGCGTCGGCGATTGTCTGCGCGCTGCTCGGCATCCTCGGCTATTTCGGCGCCATCCCCTATGCCTCGATCTTCACGCTCTATGACCGCGCCAAGGGCGCGTTCAAGGATCCGAACGTCTTCGGCCCCTTCATGATCCTGCCGCTGATCGTTATGACCCGCGCCGTGCTGACGGACCGGCTCAGCAACTCGGGCTGGCGACTGCTCGGCATCGGCATCCTGCTGGCGGGCGTATTCCTGTCTTTCTCGCGCGCCGCCTGGGGCCTGGCGGTCGTCGCGCTGCTGCTCATCACCGTGCTCGCCTTCATCTCCGAGCCGCGCCAGAGCCACAGGCTGCGGATGATCGCCTATATCGCCGGTGGACTGCTCGCCGTCGCGCTGCTGCTGGCGCTGCTGCTCTCGATTCCGCTGGTCCAGGATCTCTTCGCCCAGCGCTTCAAACTGGTGCAGGAATATGACGGCGGCCGGCTCGGGCGTTTCGAACGGCACATCATCGGCTTCTTCCTGATCCAGGAGCATCCACTCGGGCTCGGGCCGTTCGAGTTCGGCAAGATGATGGGCGAGGACGAGCACAATATGTGGCTGAAGGGCTTCACCGCCTATGGCTGGCTCGGCGGCTTCTCCTACATCGCCCTCGTCGTCTGGACCCTGGTGATCTCGACCCCGCTGCTGTTCCGGGCCCGTCCGTGGACGCCGTTCATCCAGTGCGTCTACGCCGTCTATATCGGCCATCTCCTGATCCACAACGTGATCGACAACGATCACTGGCGGCATGTCTTCCTGATCTACGGATTGCTGTGGGGCGCCTATGCGCTGGAATGGAAGGCGCGACGGCCGGCCGCCCGGGCCCAGCCACCGCCACCGCTCGTCTTCGGCCCAGTGACGTTGCCGAGGACCGCGTAG
- a CDS encoding Gfo/Idh/MocA family protein — MAKQRVLVVGLGNMGMSHALAYAKIDGYELVGLCTRNIDKVELPPELQGVAKFNNFEQALAELKPDVVSVNTMPDTHADFAIKAMEAGAHVFVEKPMAISAEDAERVVEVAKRTKRKLVIGYILRQHPSWVKFIEIARELGTPLVFRMNLNQQSNGETWEWHKRLMQSFPPIVDCGVHYVDVMCQMTSAKPVRVHAIGARLTDEVPINNYGQLQVMFEDGSVGWYEAGWGPMVSEQAFFVKDVFGPKGSASIVMAENNAGVKSDDINAHTKTSQILRHHADMSRSDERIDVSDEPDHNALCEREQLYLLRAIEEDLDLTDHMNDGVKSLKIVLAADESIRTQQVVTL; from the coding sequence ATGGCCAAGCAAAGGGTTCTCGTCGTCGGCCTCGGCAACATGGGCATGAGCCATGCGCTCGCCTATGCGAAGATCGATGGCTACGAGCTCGTCGGTCTCTGCACGCGCAACATCGATAAGGTCGAGCTGCCGCCGGAGCTGCAGGGCGTGGCGAAGTTCAACAACTTCGAACAGGCGCTCGCCGAGCTGAAGCCGGATGTGGTTTCGGTCAACACGATGCCCGACACCCATGCCGATTTCGCCATCAAGGCGATGGAGGCGGGGGCTCACGTCTTCGTCGAGAAGCCGATGGCGATCTCGGCCGAGGATGCCGAGCGGGTAGTCGAGGTCGCCAAGCGGACCAAGCGCAAGCTCGTCATCGGCTACATCCTGCGCCAGCATCCGAGTTGGGTGAAGTTCATCGAGATCGCGCGCGAGCTCGGCACCCCGCTCGTCTTCCGCATGAATTTGAACCAGCAGTCGAACGGCGAGACCTGGGAATGGCACAAGCGGCTGATGCAGAGCTTCCCGCCGATCGTCGATTGCGGCGTCCACTATGTCGACGTCATGTGCCAGATGACCTCGGCCAAGCCGGTGCGCGTGCATGCAATCGGCGCGCGACTGACGGACGAGGTGCCGATCAACAATTACGGCCAGCTGCAGGTGATGTTCGAGGACGGCTCGGTCGGCTGGTATGAGGCGGGCTGGGGACCGATGGTTTCCGAGCAGGCCTTCTTCGTGAAGGACGTGTTCGGTCCCAAGGGCTCGGCCTCGATCGTCATGGCCGAAAACAATGCCGGCGTGAAGTCGGACGACATCAACGCGCACACCAAGACGAGCCAGATCCTGCGGCACCATGCCGACATGAGCCGGTCGGACGAACGCATCGATGTCTCGGATGAGCCCGATCACAATGCCTTGTGCGAGCGCGAGCAGCTCTACCTGCTGAGGGCGATCGAGGAGGACCTGGACTTGACCGATCACATGAACGACGGCGTGAAGAGCCTTAAGATCGTGCTGGCCGCGGATGAATCGATCCGCACGCAGCAGGTGGTCACGCTCTAG
- a CDS encoding glycosyltransferase family 4 protein has protein sequence MTDRNDPHAPADGKLRIVHVFRSPVGGIFRHVRDLAEAQAAEGYSVGVVCDSSTGGAREEELFQQLVPHLELGLHRTPMKRHVSPTDFLAFLRLFRRIKALNPDILHTHGAKGGVYGRIIGTLLRVFGSSVARIYCPHGGSLHYDPATRSGRMFFRIEHFMERLTDAFIFVSRYEADTYARKVGAPKKPWRIVPNGIRDEEFDPIETEPAAADFLYIGMMRDLKGTDVFVDALARLRDRRGVAPTAELVGDGPDKARYEEQVRRLGLDTTTRIHPATATRKAFAMAKVVVVPSRAESMPYVVLEAAAAARPLVATRVGGIPEIFGPESVRLVPPGDVEALADAMAEQLDDPRRASEDASRLREIVRPRFSIDHMTEVVSALYRDCRAGRPAPGLDKRPIL, from the coding sequence ATGACAGATCGGAACGACCCTCATGCGCCCGCTGACGGCAAGCTAAGGATCGTTCACGTCTTTCGTTCTCCCGTCGGCGGAATCTTCCGGCATGTCCGCGATCTCGCCGAGGCGCAGGCTGCCGAGGGCTACAGCGTCGGCGTCGTCTGCGACTCGTCGACGGGCGGCGCGCGCGAGGAAGAGCTCTTCCAGCAGCTTGTTCCCCATCTTGAACTGGGCCTGCACCGAACGCCGATGAAGCGGCATGTGTCGCCGACCGATTTTCTCGCCTTCCTGCGGCTCTTCCGCCGCATCAAGGCGCTCAATCCCGATATCCTCCATACGCATGGCGCCAAGGGCGGCGTGTATGGCCGGATCATCGGCACGCTCTTGCGGGTCTTTGGTTCCAGCGTGGCTCGCATCTACTGTCCGCATGGCGGAAGCCTGCACTACGATCCCGCGACGCGCTCGGGGCGGATGTTCTTCCGTATCGAGCACTTCATGGAACGCCTGACCGACGCGTTCATCTTCGTCAGCCGCTATGAGGCGGACACCTATGCGCGCAAGGTCGGGGCGCCGAAAAAGCCCTGGCGGATCGTGCCGAACGGCATCCGCGACGAGGAGTTCGATCCGATCGAGACCGAACCCGCCGCGGCCGACTTCCTCTATATCGGCATGATGCGCGACCTGAAGGGTACGGACGTCTTCGTCGACGCGCTCGCCCGCCTGCGCGATCGCCGGGGCGTCGCGCCAACGGCGGAGCTCGTCGGCGACGGCCCCGACAAGGCGCGCTACGAGGAGCAGGTGCGCCGGCTCGGCCTCGATACGACGACGCGCATCCATCCCGCCACGGCGACGCGCAAGGCCTTTGCCATGGCCAAGGTCGTGGTCGTGCCTTCGCGCGCCGAATCGATGCCCTATGTCGTGCTCGAGGCTGCGGCAGCCGCTCGTCCGCTCGTCGCCACGCGGGTCGGCGGCATTCCCGAGATCTTCGGCCCCGAAAGCGTCCGTCTGGTGCCGCCCGGCGATGTCGAGGCGCTGGCCGATGCCATGGCTGAGCAGCTCGACGATCCCCGGCGAGCCAGCGAAGACGCTTCCCGGCTGCGCGAAATCGTCCGGCCGCGCTTCTCGATCGACCACATGACGGAAGTAGTCAGCGCGCTCTATCGCGACTGCCGGGCCGGACGTCCGGCTCCCGGCCTGGACAAGCGACCCATTCTTTAG
- a CDS encoding polysaccharide biosynthesis/export family protein, whose amino-acid sequence MRFSLLVAALIGASLLAGCASSYPPQDPATYKALIAPYRLDSGDRLRVVVFGQADLSNTYTIDQAGYISMPLVGAIAARGRSTQEMEGDIAAKLRKGFVRNPDVSVEVDRYRPFFIMGEVTSAGQYPYVNGMTAQTAVAIAGGFTPRAQRADVDVTRQVNGKVTTVRLLPTQPIYPGDTVNVRERLF is encoded by the coding sequence ATGCGATTTTCCTTGCTTGTCGCGGCCTTGATTGGCGCCAGCCTGCTCGCCGGCTGCGCCTCGTCCTATCCGCCCCAGGACCCGGCCACCTACAAGGCGCTGATCGCTCCCTACCGCCTCGACAGCGGCGATCGCCTGCGCGTCGTCGTGTTCGGCCAGGCGGATCTCTCCAACACCTACACGATCGATCAGGCCGGCTACATCTCGATGCCGCTGGTCGGCGCGATCGCCGCGCGGGGCCGCAGCACGCAGGAGATGGAAGGCGATATCGCCGCCAAGCTGCGCAAGGGCTTCGTCCGCAATCCGGACGTCTCGGTCGAGGTCGACCGCTACCGGCCCTTCTTCATCATGGGCGAGGTCACCAGTGCCGGCCAGTACCCTTACGTGAACGGCATGACCGCTCAGACGGCGGTTGCGATCGCGGGCGGCTTCACCCCGCGTGCGCAGCGGGCCGATGTCGACGTGACGCGGCAGGTGAACGGAAAAGTCACGACTGTCCGGCTATTGCCGACGCAGCCGATCTATCCCGGCGACACCGTCAACGTTCGCGAGCGCCTTTTCTGA
- a CDS encoding class I SAM-dependent methyltransferase, with the protein MIAVSQHPAPTLARAQHPTQQIFQRDWLIYRKMVDNNYLFHREAYACLHHVLISEMMRPFSFLDVACGDASASVAALRGTAVARYEGIDLSRAALDMAELALAELDCPTVLNEGDFAELLPLRSEPADVIWIGLSLHHFQTPEKLGLMRAARALLAEGGRFLIYENSSPDGEDRDGWLRRLEAQRPFWSAYDDAEWEVVWNHISRADYPETPSTWAMLGQEAGFDRVRELFVAPSDLIRLYSFD; encoded by the coding sequence ATGATCGCAGTGTCCCAGCACCCCGCGCCGACGCTTGCCCGCGCCCAACATCCGACCCAGCAGATCTTCCAACGCGACTGGCTGATCTACCGGAAGATGGTCGACAACAACTACCTCTTCCACCGCGAGGCCTATGCCTGCCTGCACCATGTCCTCATCAGCGAGATGATGCGGCCGTTCTCCTTCCTCGATGTCGCCTGCGGCGATGCGAGCGCAAGCGTCGCCGCGCTGCGCGGCACGGCGGTCGCCCGTTACGAGGGCATCGACCTGTCGCGCGCCGCCCTCGACATGGCGGAACTGGCGCTGGCGGAACTCGACTGTCCCACGGTCCTGAACGAGGGCGATTTCGCCGAATTGCTGCCGCTGCGCAGCGAGCCGGCCGACGTGATCTGGATCGGGCTGTCGCTGCACCATTTCCAGACGCCCGAGAAGCTCGGGCTCATGCGGGCGGCGAGGGCGCTGCTCGCCGAGGGTGGACGCTTCTTGATCTACGAGAACTCCAGCCCGGATGGCGAGGATCGGGACGGGTGGCTGCGCCGCCTGGAGGCGCAGCGTCCGTTCTGGAGCGCCTATGACGACGCCGAGTGGGAGGTGGTCTGGAATCACATCTCCCGGGCGGACTATCCGGAGACCCCGTCGACCTGGGCGATGCTCGGCCAGGAGGCCGGCTTCGACCGGGTCCGCGAGTTGTTCGTGGCGCCGAGCGATCTCATCCGGCTCTACAGCTTCGATTGA